One region of Planctomycetota bacterium genomic DNA includes:
- the cdd gene encoding cytidine deaminase — protein sequence MKELKLLVQTAKQARKNAYAPFSKFRVGAALLTTDNKITLGCNIENASYGLTVCAERVAIFKAVSEGYRKFKAIAIVAQHQTGRPTDRQTNRPITYPCGACLQVMAEFAPNLTVIISNGKNKTKIVKLKELLPKAFRL from the coding sequence ATGAAAGAACTTAAATTACTAGTCCAGACAGCCAAGCAGGCGCGGAAAAACGCCTACGCCCCCTTTTCCAAATTCCGGGTCGGCGCGGCGTTATTGACTACCGACAACAAGATAACCCTGGGCTGCAATATTGAGAACGCCTCATACGGACTGACTGTCTGCGCCGAGCGAGTAGCCATATTCAAAGCCGTGTCCGAAGGCTATCGGAAGTTTAAGGCCATTGCCATCGTTGCCCAACATCAGACCGGCAGACCAACAGACCGGCAGACCAACAGACCGATAACCTATCCCTGCGGCGCCTGTCTGCAGGTCATGGCCGAATTTGCGCCGAATCTGACCGTGATTATATCAAACGGGAAGAACAAAACAAAGATAGTGAAACTTAAAGAATTGCTGCCAAAGGCGTTTAGACTATAG
- a CDS encoding NAD(P)H-hydrate epimerase, translating into MQHLNRKQLQQIDRLATAKYGIPSLLLMENAGRAAAEETIRLIRRKSSRIVVICGKGNNGGDGFVIARHLHNNHYKVSVIYLGDIKDRKSRSAASGEPRLGREATDINLNIVRKLGITIHPLNKSTLRLLKSADIIVDAIFGIGLTREIQGPIKELIAQVNSLNKPVLAVDIPSGLDTNSGQPLGIAVRAKITVTFGYPKIGFNNPETRKYTGKVVVADISLPPI; encoded by the coding sequence ATGCAACACCTCAACCGTAAACAACTCCAGCAGATAGACCGGCTGGCCACGGCCAAATACGGCATACCATCACTACTCCTGATGGAAAACGCCGGCCGGGCCGCGGCTGAGGAAACTATAAGGTTAATCCGAAGGAAATCATCCAGGATCGTGGTCATCTGCGGCAAGGGCAATAACGGCGGAGACGGGTTCGTTATCGCCCGGCATCTCCACAATAACCACTATAAGGTCAGCGTTATATATCTGGGCGATATCAAGGACCGTAAATCCAGGTCCGCCGCCTCTGGCGAGCCTCGCCTCGGGCGGGAAGCCACTGACATAAATCTTAATATCGTTCGTAAGTTGGGAATTACTATACATCCGCTGAATAAATCCACTTTGAGATTATTAAAATCCGCTGACATCATAGTTGATGCCATCTTCGGCATCGGACTAACCAGAGAAATCCAGGGCCCGATAAAGGAACTCATCGCGCAGGTAAATTCCCTGAACAAACCCGTGCTGGCAGTTGACATCCCTTCCGGACTGGACACGAATTCCGGTCAACCCCTGGGCATTGCCGTTAGGGCAAAAATAACCGTTACCTTCGGATATCCTAAAATAGGATTTAATAATCCGGAAACCAGAAAATACACTGGTAAAGTGGTTGTAGCGGATATATCATTGCCTCCAATATGA
- a CDS encoding cation transporter: MTTDTIGNQKKIRVARLSILSNTLLVVGKLVVGIMSGSVSVISEAIHSGIDLLAAIIAYFSVRAAAVPPDKEHQFGHGKIENLSGYIEATLIFFAAALIIHESIDKIIRKPPIEFIWLGLLVMAVSVVLNRYVSRKLMAVAKEYHSAALEADALHLTTDVYTSLGVMAGLGLVHLTGLRIIDPLAAIVVAILIIIAAYRLTRKSVRDLVDIKLTDEEEKAVKDILEQHTTEFVNYHKMRTRRAGNTRFIDLHLVVNKKLTVDDGHRLTEHLELDLLGAFQGAQVLIHIEPCDEKCPACSKKADCATATTGK; this comes from the coding sequence ATGACAACTGATACTATCGGCAATCAGAAAAAAATCCGGGTGGCCCGGCTGTCCATCCTATCTAATACCCTGCTGGTGGTAGGAAAATTAGTCGTGGGTATTATGAGCGGCTCGGTCAGCGTGATTTCCGAGGCCATCCATTCCGGCATCGACCTCTTAGCCGCGATTATCGCCTACTTTTCCGTCCGGGCGGCGGCCGTGCCGCCGGATAAGGAGCACCAATTCGGCCATGGCAAGATAGAAAACCTGTCCGGGTATATTGAAGCCACGCTGATATTCTTTGCCGCGGCACTGATTATCCACGAATCCATCGATAAAATCATCCGCAAGCCGCCCATAGAATTCATCTGGCTGGGATTACTGGTCATGGCCGTATCGGTCGTATTAAACCGGTATGTCTCGCGCAAACTCATGGCCGTGGCCAAGGAATACCATTCGGCGGCGCTCGAGGCTGATGCCCTGCACCTGACCACTGACGTCTACACCTCGCTGGGCGTCATGGCCGGATTAGGCCTGGTCCACCTGACCGGCCTGCGGATTATCGACCCGCTGGCCGCCATTGTCGTGGCTATATTAATCATCATCGCGGCCTACCGGCTGACCAGGAAATCAGTCCGGGACCTGGTCGACATCAAATTAACGGACGAGGAAGAAAAAGCCGTCAAGGACATCCTGGAACAGCATACCACGGAATTCGTCAACTACCACAAGATGCGCACCCGGCGGGCCGGCAATACCAGGTTTATCGACCTGCACCTGGTGGTCAACAAGAAACTCACTGTTGATGACGGTCATAGATTGACCGAACACCTGGAATTAGACCTGTTAGGGGCATTCCAGGGCGCCCAGGTGCTGATTCACATCGAACCCTGTGATGAAAAATGCCCGGCCTGCAGTAAAAAAGCAGATTGCGCAACTGCGACAACGGGAAAATAG
- a CDS encoding acyltransferase: MTNIVRVGLIQASNVKGPECTDQAIKKAMIDKHLKLIRQAAAKKVRILCLQEIFYGPYFAAEQNTRWYKLAEQVPNGPTTKLMQSLARKYKMVMVVPIYEEEQPGEYYNTAVIIDADGRYIGKYRKNHLPHCWPGFWEKFYFRPGNLGYPVFQTKYAKIGVILCYDRHFPEGARILGINGAQIVFNPNATVSGLSEHIWKLTMPAYAATNQYYVGVINRVGREYGKTGDFYGTSYFANPRGKILATASRTKDEVLVSDLDLDYIREVRDNWQFYRDRRPETYGDILKP, translated from the coding sequence ATGACCAACATCGTTCGTGTCGGCTTAATCCAAGCCAGTAATGTCAAAGGCCCGGAATGCACTGACCAGGCCATTAAAAAGGCCATGATTGACAAGCACCTCAAACTCATCAGGCAGGCCGCAGCCAAAAAAGTCCGGATTCTCTGCCTCCAGGAAATTTTCTACGGCCCCTATTTCGCGGCCGAGCAGAACACCCGCTGGTATAAGCTGGCGGAGCAGGTGCCGAACGGCCCGACCACCAAACTGATGCAGTCACTGGCCCGGAAATACAAGATGGTCATGGTCGTGCCGATATACGAAGAGGAACAGCCCGGAGAATATTACAACACCGCGGTCATCATAGACGCGGACGGCAGATACATCGGCAAATACCGCAAGAACCACCTGCCCCACTGCTGGCCGGGATTCTGGGAAAAGTTCTATTTCCGGCCCGGCAACCTGGGCTATCCGGTGTTCCAGACCAAGTACGCCAAAATCGGGGTCATCCTGTGCTATGACCGGCATTTCCCGGAAGGCGCGCGGATTCTCGGCATCAACGGCGCCCAGATTGTCTTCAATCCCAATGCCACGGTCAGCGGACTGTCCGAACACATCTGGAAATTAACCATGCCGGCCTATGCGGCCACAAATCAGTATTATGTCGGCGTGATTAACCGTGTCGGACGCGAATACGGGAAAACCGGCGACTTTTACGGCACCAGCTACTTTGCCAATCCCCGGGGCAAGATTCTGGCTACCGCCAGCCGGACCAAGGACGAGGTCCTGGTCTCAGACCTGGATTTGGACTATATCCGCGAGGTCCGGGACAACTGGCAGTTCTACCGTGATAGACGGCCTGAAACCTACGGGGATATACTGAAGCCGTAG
- a CDS encoding dephospho-CoA kinase: MALKPVIIGLTGGIGSGKTYVAGIFRGQGGKVIDADRIAHQVIDCPAVRRTLIKWYGRDILDKNGRIIRRKVAEVVFVGPGKIRRLNRLTHPYIRKEMLNRIKRAGSSVIVIDAPLLLESHLDKLCDYVVFIRTPEKLRLKRIMASRDWDLTESRRRARHQMPLSKKKSMADFTINNSTSATALAQVKRIFKMISKQKQ; the protein is encoded by the coding sequence ATGGCGTTAAAACCAGTTATCATCGGGTTAACAGGAGGTATCGGAAGCGGTAAAACCTATGTGGCCGGGATATTCAGAGGACAGGGCGGTAAGGTGATAGACGCCGACCGAATTGCCCATCAGGTGATTGATTGTCCGGCCGTCCGGAGGACGCTTATTAAGTGGTATGGCCGTGATATCCTGGATAAGAACGGTCGAATCATCCGCCGGAAGGTGGCTGAAGTAGTATTCGTCGGACCAGGAAAAATCCGGCGTTTAAACAGGTTAACTCATCCGTATATCAGAAAGGAGATGCTCAACCGGATAAAAAGAGCCGGCAGTTCGGTCATCGTGATTGACGCACCTCTTCTATTGGAATCCCATCTGGATAAACTCTGTGACTATGTGGTATTCATCCGGACCCCTGAGAAACTGAGGTTAAAACGAATCATGGCTTCAAGGGATTGGGATCTTACCGAGTCAAGAAGGCGGGCCAGGCACCAGATGCCTTTATCTAAAAAGAAGTCAATGGCAGATTTTACAATCAACAACAGTACGTCCGCTACAGCGTTGGCGCAGGTAAAACGTATTTTCAAGATGATAAGTAAACAGAAGCAATAA
- a CDS encoding ABC transporter substrate-binding protein produces the protein MKKIIITLVLLLAGVAFITNGCNCGNDTSGTDGGRNSVITETPVATVAVRIGFPRKGLILNHYGETLSRTNILEKNSLAGSLSPVEDEMALRTAIINKSFDVAFISDFQAILTLGADFNGILIANLGSLGRSDLMVLPESPVQKISDLKGRKIGVTFNTAEHSLLLGWFRREGLQEGRDIELVNTNDNDKLGALQGFKIDALVATDPKVEEYQRKTPPYRSVYDSHNYSVVLMSKDFYKQQPKAAARFVNALKEATLFISTHKPDVNNWIKGYCGISEDLIWGVSSINIGYFSTRKINEAKIYLSDTFTGNLKNLAAYALQQKLIYKTLIISDLMAQELQDEAKKEIDPLKYDPAGVKAVK, from the coding sequence ATGAAGAAGATTATCATTACGTTGGTTTTATTACTCGCTGGTGTGGCATTTATCACTAACGGATGCAATTGCGGTAATGATACCTCTGGAACAGACGGCGGCAGGAACAGCGTGATTACCGAAACGCCGGTCGCAACGGTTGCGGTCCGGATCGGCTTCCCCAGAAAGGGTCTGATTCTCAACCACTACGGCGAAACCCTGTCTAGGACCAATATCCTCGAGAAAAATTCCCTGGCCGGTTCACTCAGTCCGGTTGAGGACGAAATGGCGTTGAGGACTGCCATAATAAATAAGAGTTTTGATGTAGCCTTCATTTCGGACTTCCAGGCTATTCTGACTCTGGGCGCTGATTTCAACGGGATACTTATTGCCAATCTGGGTTCACTAGGGCGTTCAGACCTGATGGTTCTTCCGGAGTCACCGGTCCAGAAAATCAGCGATTTGAAGGGCCGGAAAATCGGCGTAACCTTTAATACCGCAGAACATTCATTGCTGCTAGGCTGGTTCAGGCGGGAAGGGCTGCAGGAAGGCCGGGATATAGAACTGGTCAATACCAATGACAATGATAAACTGGGCGCTTTACAGGGGTTTAAGATAGATGCCCTGGTAGCCACTGACCCAAAGGTTGAGGAATATCAGCGTAAAACACCGCCGTACCGGAGCGTCTACGATTCCCATAATTACAGCGTGGTTTTGATGTCCAAGGATTTCTATAAACAACAGCCCAAGGCAGCCGCACGCTTTGTTAACGCCTTGAAGGAAGCCACGCTGTTTATCTCCACTCATAAGCCGGATGTCAATAACTGGATTAAGGGTTATTGCGGGATAAGCGAGGACCTGATTTGGGGGGTCTCCAGCATTAATATCGGATATTTCAGCACCCGTAAGATTAATGAGGCCAAAATCTACCTTTCGGATACCTTTACAGGCAATCTTAAGAACCTGGCTGCGTATGCCCTACAGCAGAAGTTAATCTATAAGACGTTGATTATCAGCGACCTAATGGCCCAGGAACTCCAGGACGAGGCCAAGAAGGAGATAGACCCGCTGAAATACGACCCGGCCGGCGTCAAGGCGGTAAAATAA
- the rho gene encoding transcription termination factor Rho, giving the protein MPRIAKEKPTNPVEPVIKEKETKEKEIKPAPVLEDTNAKYEEIKKSELYLTKLQKMTSSELFALAKKEGMTEYSGLKKQDLIFRILQNRASQNGLTIGEGVLEVLPDGFGFLRSPDYNYLPSPDDIYVSPSQIKRFGMQTGLVITGQIRPPKEGEKYFALLKVEAINHENPELRLSRVFFSDLTPLHPNERLILETTPDEISMRIMDLVTPIGKGQRGLIVASPRTGKTVLLQKIANSIAKNHPEVYLIVLLIDERPEEVTDMQRSVKGEVISSCFDEPPSRHIQVAEMVSNKAKRLVEYGKDVVILLDSITRLGRAYNTEAPHSGKILTGGIDATALQGPKKFFGGARKIEEGGSLTILATALVDTGSRMDEVIFEEFKGTGNMEIHLDRGLADRRIFPSFDITMSGTRKEELIVDPDELRRVWMLRKGLLAEKRNPLEIMSWLMENISKTKSNVEFLMKFKVT; this is encoded by the coding sequence ATGCCGAGAATTGCCAAGGAAAAACCCACCAATCCTGTAGAGCCGGTAATTAAGGAAAAGGAAACCAAGGAAAAAGAAATCAAGCCGGCGCCGGTGCTGGAGGATACCAATGCCAAATATGAAGAAATTAAGAAGTCGGAGTTGTATTTGACCAAGCTCCAGAAGATGACCAGCTCGGAACTATTTGCCCTGGCCAAAAAGGAAGGCATGACCGAGTATAGCGGATTGAAGAAACAGGATTTGATATTCCGCATTCTGCAGAATCGGGCCAGCCAGAATGGACTGACCATCGGAGAGGGCGTGCTGGAAGTCCTGCCGGACGGATTCGGATTCCTGCGTTCCCCTGATTATAACTATCTTCCTTCACCGGACGATATTTATGTCTCGCCGTCTCAGATCAAGAGATTTGGGATGCAGACTGGTCTGGTGATTACCGGACAGATTCGGCCGCCCAAAGAAGGCGAGAAATACTTCGCGCTGCTCAAGGTCGAAGCCATCAATCACGAAAATCCCGAACTGCGTCTGAGCCGGGTGTTCTTCTCTGATTTAACGCCGCTCCATCCCAATGAACGGCTTATCTTGGAAACCACGCCGGACGAGATTTCCATGCGCATTATGGACCTGGTTACGCCCATCGGCAAGGGCCAGCGCGGACTGATTGTCGCCTCGCCCCGGACCGGCAAGACCGTGTTGCTTCAGAAGATTGCCAATAGTATCGCCAAAAACCATCCCGAGGTTTATCTGATTGTCCTGCTGATTGACGAGCGGCCTGAAGAAGTGACCGATATGCAGCGTTCGGTCAAAGGCGAGGTAATCAGTTCCTGCTTTGACGAACCGCCCAGCCGGCACATCCAGGTGGCTGAAATGGTCTCCAATAAAGCCAAGCGCCTGGTGGAATACGGTAAGGATGTGGTTATTCTGCTTGATTCCATTACCCGTTTGGGCCGGGCCTATAACACCGAGGCTCCGCACAGCGGTAAGATTTTGACCGGTGGCATTGACGCCACGGCCCTGCAGGGACCCAAGAAGTTCTTCGGCGGCGCCCGCAAGATTGAAGAAGGCGGCTCGCTGACCATCCTGGCCACGGCTCTGGTTGATACCGGCAGTCGGATGGATGAGGTCATCTTCGAGGAATTCAAAGGCACCGGCAATATGGAAATCCATCTGGATAGAGGGCTGGCCGACCGGAGAATTTTCCCGTCCTTTGACATCACCATGTCTGGTACCCGTAAAGAGGAATTGATTGTCGACCCGGACGAGTTGAGGAGGGTTTGGATGCTTCGGAAAGGGTTGCTGGCTGAAAAGCGCAACCCGCTGGAGATTATGTCCTGGCTGATGGAGAATATTTCCAAGACCAAGAGCAACGTTGAATTCCTGATGAAGTTCAAGGTGACATAA
- the preA gene encoding NAD-dependent dihydropyrimidine dehydrogenase subunit PreA, producing MKSANIKVGFCGLEFDNPFILASGPPTRNAEMILRGLEQGWAGAVTKTVSLNPTRSPKPRLAVINNTKSLVNIELISSDSPDQWIKWIKQIKRTSPDKIIIASIMAANKPKDWQRLARMMADSGADALELNVSCPHGMPEKGMGSLIGQDPKLAGLATKAVKKAVAIPVMVKLTPNVTDIKVIARACADNGADALSGINTVKSLPGVNINTLAPLPNVKGKSTFGGYAGRGIKPIALRCIAEMSEATGLPISAGGGIFDWEDAVEFMLLGAQTLQLCTAVMLSGYSIIHQLKHGLNNYLLSHKIKDIKDLVGLSNKRLVKLSALKHQNPIAQINQKKCILNLSGHCHRCFTVCKDGGFQAISYNGKRCSVIRNLCGGCGLCIDICPNQAIKLNATPQP from the coding sequence ATGAAATCAGCCAATATTAAAGTAGGTTTCTGCGGCCTGGAGTTCGACAACCCCTTTATCCTGGCCTCAGGGCCGCCCACCCGCAATGCCGAGATGATTCTGCGCGGATTAGAACAGGGCTGGGCCGGCGCGGTCACCAAGACCGTATCGCTGAACCCAACCAGAAGCCCCAAACCGCGCCTGGCGGTGATTAATAATACCAAAAGCTTGGTCAATATCGAGCTGATTTCCTCGGACAGCCCAGATCAGTGGATAAAATGGATTAAGCAGATTAAGAGGACCTCACCTGATAAAATCATTATCGCCAGCATCATGGCCGCAAATAAACCTAAGGATTGGCAGAGATTAGCCCGAATGATGGCCGACAGCGGCGCTGATGCACTGGAACTGAATGTCTCCTGCCCGCACGGTATGCCGGAAAAAGGCATGGGTTCTCTGATAGGCCAAGACCCGAAACTAGCCGGTCTGGCCACCAAGGCAGTAAAGAAGGCTGTGGCGATTCCGGTCATGGTCAAACTCACGCCCAATGTCACGGACATAAAGGTGATTGCCCGGGCCTGCGCTGATAACGGAGCCGATGCGCTCTCCGGCATAAATACCGTAAAATCACTGCCCGGGGTTAATATCAACACCCTAGCTCCCCTACCAAATGTCAAAGGCAAAAGCACCTTTGGCGGCTATGCCGGCCGAGGCATCAAACCTATTGCCCTGCGCTGTATTGCTGAGATGTCTGAAGCCACCGGTCTGCCCATCAGCGCCGGAGGCGGCATCTTTGACTGGGAAGATGCAGTGGAGTTTATGCTCCTCGGCGCCCAGACCCTCCAGCTCTGCACGGCCGTGATGCTGTCCGGATACTCCATCATCCACCAACTCAAACACGGGCTCAATAATTATCTGCTCAGCCACAAGATAAAAGACATCAAAGACCTGGTTGGCTTGTCCAATAAACGACTGGTCAAACTCTCGGCCCTTAAACACCAAAATCCGATTGCACAGATTAATCAGAAAAAGTGTATCCTGAACCTATCCGGGCACTGCCACCGGTGTTTTACGGTCTGTAAAGATGGCGGATTCCAGGCCATATCGTATAATGGCAAGAGATGCTCGGTTATCAGGAATCTCTGCGGCGGCTGCGGGCTGTGCATTGACATCTGCCCGAATCAGGCGATTAAATTAAATGCAACACCTCAACCGTAA
- a CDS encoding fused MFS/spermidine synthase, with protein sequence MRKDIILIITFVWLGFIALIAQTIALRELLVVFFGNELCLGIIFTAWLLGITLGAFIASFITDRIKSSVSILIAILLLITIILPFQIYLIRISRLMLDIPLGQHIPFSQTLYMSFLLVVPFSILIGIAFPVACKIYAEKNDSAQSIGNVYVWEALGSLLAGILFTFWLVERFTAFEIILISNGITLLLAITLIPKTIVRLASIALIIGYVIIALKFTASFENQSIQKRWEVTYGKEIQLVKSTNSKYGNIAMGELQNQYSLVENGKYVSSFPDEYTHAPLAHLLMTQHPKPNNVVLIGGGIEGTIKEMLKYPIESLDYIQLDPKIIKTVKEYLPAEDRKPLETDKRLRIHYADGRQFIKYNYTSTLYDLIIISLPDPSTATINRFYTTDFFKEAKQCLSKSGVLVTRCSSAVNYFGEDVGNYTGSVYDSLASVFKQVLVTPGTEAYFFATDAPDTITFDIKTLDNRYCASGVESKYFVSPASFEIMLPESQIKLTQEALAKRKTHYLNTDLKPITYFFNLVLWDTMTDQSGTFFKTLAGIKFWWIIGAILFIAAIWFGMSFLRKQESRQRTNALLSMFIIGLSGLSLELILLLAFQNIYGYLYQYIGFMIALFMAGLALGAIISNRLLRQKTSILHRYWMIHIAITLLSLGLVYLMALLEITLPVFFISSFIIISGTLTGMAYPILSKTYIQSSVHPVRKTCSNDENYKCHSQNDMNEFSNGASVGQTAGMIDAFDHLGACLGALFTGVLLIPLFGIAQTCLLIALLNLLTMIFIVSSSRSSYNTQS encoded by the coding sequence ATGAGAAAAGACATTATTCTTATCATCACCTTTGTCTGGCTGGGATTTATCGCCCTGATTGCCCAGACCATTGCCCTGCGGGAACTGCTGGTGGTATTCTTCGGCAACGAACTCTGCCTGGGCATTATCTTTACGGCCTGGCTGCTCGGCATAACCCTCGGCGCATTTATCGCCTCATTTATCACCGACAGAATCAAATCCTCGGTTTCCATCCTGATTGCTATTTTATTGCTGATTACCATAATACTTCCCTTCCAGATTTATCTCATCCGCATCAGCCGTCTGATGCTGGATATTCCTCTGGGACAGCATATCCCCTTTTCCCAGACGCTCTATATGAGTTTCCTACTGGTTGTGCCTTTCAGCATCCTGATTGGCATTGCCTTCCCGGTTGCTTGTAAGATATACGCTGAGAAGAATGATTCAGCCCAATCCATCGGTAATGTCTACGTCTGGGAGGCGCTGGGCTCGCTCCTGGCCGGAATCCTGTTCACCTTCTGGCTGGTGGAACGCTTTACTGCCTTTGAGATAATCCTGATATCCAACGGTATTACACTACTGTTAGCCATAACCCTTATCCCCAAGACCATTGTCAGATTGGCTTCCATTGCACTTATTATCGGATATGTAATTATAGCACTGAAATTTACCGCATCATTTGAGAACCAATCTATCCAAAAACGATGGGAAGTCACCTACGGCAAAGAGATTCAATTAGTCAAATCCACTAACTCCAAATATGGCAATATCGCCATGGGTGAACTGCAGAACCAGTATAGTTTGGTTGAGAACGGTAAGTACGTCTCCTCATTCCCTGACGAATATACCCACGCACCGCTGGCGCATCTGCTGATGACCCAACATCCAAAACCGAATAATGTCGTGTTAATCGGCGGTGGCATTGAAGGCACCATTAAGGAGATGCTCAAGTATCCGATTGAATCCCTGGACTATATCCAACTCGATCCGAAGATAATAAAAACAGTAAAGGAATACCTGCCTGCTGAAGACCGTAAACCCCTTGAGACAGATAAACGATTGCGGATACACTACGCAGACGGTCGACAGTTTATCAAGTATAACTACACGTCTACGTTATACGACCTGATTATCATCAGCCTACCTGACCCGTCCACCGCCACCATAAACCGTTTCTATACCACGGACTTCTTTAAGGAAGCCAAGCAATGCCTGAGCAAAAGCGGCGTGCTGGTCACCAGATGCTCATCGGCCGTGAACTATTTCGGCGAAGACGTGGGCAATTATACGGGTTCGGTCTATGACTCTCTGGCCTCGGTCTTTAAGCAGGTGCTGGTCACGCCCGGCACCGAGGCGTATTTCTTTGCCACGGACGCACCTGACACAATTACCTTTGACATCAAGACGCTGGACAACCGTTACTGCGCCAGCGGAGTGGAATCCAAATACTTTGTTTCTCCAGCCTCGTTTGAGATTATGCTTCCGGAATCCCAGATAAAACTCACCCAGGAGGCGCTGGCCAAACGCAAGACACATTATCTCAATACCGACCTCAAACCCATCACCTATTTCTTCAATCTGGTGCTCTGGGACACCATGACCGACCAATCCGGAACCTTCTTCAAGACGCTGGCTGGAATCAAATTCTGGTGGATAATAGGCGCCATACTGTTCATAGCCGCCATCTGGTTCGGGATGTCATTCCTGAGAAAACAAGAATCCCGCCAACGGACCAACGCCCTGCTGTCCATGTTCATCATCGGCCTCTCCGGCCTGTCCCTGGAACTGATTCTGCTCCTGGCCTTCCAAAACATCTACGGTTATCTCTACCAGTATATCGGATTCATGATTGCCCTGTTTATGGCCGGCCTGGCCCTGGGCGCAATCATCTCCAACCGGCTACTCAGGCAAAAAACATCTATCTTGCATAGGTACTGGATGATACACATTGCCATAACGCTTCTCTCGCTCGGATTAGTTTATCTCATGGCGCTTTTGGAAATCACCCTACCGGTATTCTTCATATCGTCATTTATTATTATCAGCGGCACGCTCACCGGCATGGCCTATCCGATCCTAAGCAAGACGTACATCCAATCAAGCGTTCACCCCGTTAGAAAAACCTGTAGCAATGACGAAAACTATAAATGTCATTCTCAAAACGATATGAACGAGTTTTCTAACGGGGCAAGTGTCGGCCAGACCGCCGGCATGATAGACGCCTTTGACCATCTGGGCGCCTGCCTGGGCGCACTGTTTACCGGTGTCCTACTGATACCCCTCTTCGGCATCGCCCAAACCTGCCTGCTCATCGCCCTGCTTAATCTTTTAACGATGATTTTTATTGTATCCTCATCCCGCTCTTCATATAATACTCAATCTTAA